A section of the Trachemys scripta elegans isolate TJP31775 chromosome 10, CAS_Tse_1.0, whole genome shotgun sequence genome encodes:
- the TCF12 gene encoding transcription factor 12 isoform X2 — MYCAYPVPGMGSNSLMYYYNGKTVYAPSPSSDDFNRESPSYPSPKPPSSMFASTFFMQDGTHNSSDLWNSSNGMNQPGYGGMLGSSSSHMSQSSSYGSLHTHDRLSYPPHAVSPTDINASLPPMSSFHRGSASSSPYVAASHTPPINGSDNILGNRGNGTGSSQTGDALGKALASIYSPDHTSSSFPSNPSTPVGSPSPLTGASQWSRTGGQAPSSPNYENSLHSLKNRVEQQLHEHLQDAMSFLKDVCEQSRMEDRLDRLDDAIHVLRNHAVGPSTSLSGGHGDIHSLLGPSHNGPIGSLNSNYGASSLVTNRQASMAGTHREESVSLNSNHSVLPSTVSAQSTELNHKTQENYRALSGGLQSQSVAIGPAEIKSEHKEKDENIHEPPSSDDMKSDDESSQKDIKVSSRGRTSSTNEDEDLNPEQKIEREKERRMANNARERLRVRDINEAFKELGRMCQLHLKSEKPQTKLLILHQAVAVILSLEQQVRERNLNPKAACLKRREEEKVSAVSAEPPTPHPGSHTGLSETTNPMGHM; from the exons ATGTATTGTGCATACCCTGTACCTGGAATGGGCAGCAATTCTTTGATGTATTACTACAATGGGAAAACG GTATACGCACCATCCCCAAGCTCTGATGATTTCAATAGAGAATCTCCAAGTTACCCATCTCCTAAACCACCAAGCAGTATGTTTGCTAGCACTTTCTTTATGCAAG ATGGGACCCACAACTCTTCTGATCTTTGGAATTCATCCAATGGGATGAACCAGCCTGGTTATGGTGGAATGCTGGGAAGCTCCTCTTCTCACATGTCACAGTCCAGCAGTTATGGCAGTCTACACACACATGACCGCTTG AGCTATCCCCCACATGCAGTCTCGCCTACAGATATAAATGCCAGTCTTCCTCCAATGTCTAGCTTCCATCGCGGCAGTGCCAGTAGTTCACCTTATGTCGCTGCCTCACATACTCCACCCATCAATGGATCAGATAATATACTGG GAAACAGAGGAAATGGGACTGGAAGCTCACAGACGGGTGATGCACTTGGAAAGGCACTGGCATCT atTTATTCTCCTGACCATACCAGCAGTAGTTTTCCATCAAATCCATCAACACCAGTTGGATCACCATCACCTCTCACAG GTGCCAGTCAGTGGTCTAGGACTGGAGGACAAGCTCCCTCATCTCCAAACTATGAAAACTCTCTCCACTCTTTG AAAAATCGAGTTGAGCAGCAACTTCACGAGCATTTGCAAGATGCAATGTCCTTCTTAAAGGATGTCTGTGAG CAGTCTCGAATGGAGGATCGCTTGGACAGACTTGATGATGCCATCCATGTGCTACGAAACCATGCTGTGGGGCCTTCAACAAGCCTGTCAGGTGGCCATGGAGATATACATAGTTTATTGGGGCCATCCCATAATGGGCCAATTGGAAGCCTAAACTCAAATTATGGAGCATCTAGCCTCGTAACCAATCGACAAGCTTCaatg GCTGGAACTCATCGGGAAGAAAGTGTCAGCCTCAACAGCAACCATTCAGTCCTGCCCAGTACAGTGTCTGCTCAGAGCACAGAACTAAATCATAAAACACAAGAAAATTACAGAG CATTGTCAGGTGGCTTGCAGAGCCAGTCTGTGGCCATAGGTCCAGCAGAAATCAAGTCAGAACATAAGGAGAAGGATGAAAACATACACGAACCTCCCTCATCTGATGACATGAAATCAGATGATGAATCCTCCCAAAAGGATATTAAAGTTTCATCTAGAGGAAGAACGAG cagtactaatgAAGATGAAGACTTAAACCCAGAACAGAagatagaaagagagaaagagaggagaatGGCAAATAACGCTAGAGAACGCTTGCGTGTACGAGATATTAATGAGGCATTTAAAGAACTTGGCCGTATGTGTCAGCTTCACCTGAAGAGtgaaaaaccacaaacaaaactGCTTATTCTTCACCAGGCTGTGGCAGTCATCCTCAGTCTAGAGCAACAAGTCAGAG AGAGGAACCTAAACCCCAAAGCAGCCTGCCTTaagagaagggaagaagaaaaagttTCTGCCGTATCGGCAGAGCCaccaacaccacacccaggaagcCACACTGGGCTTAGTGAAACTACCAACCCTATGGGTCATATGTGA
- the TCF12 gene encoding transcription factor 12 isoform X3 yields MYCAYPVPGMGSNSLMYYYNGKTVYAPSPSSDDFNRESPSYPSPKPPSSMFASTFFMQDGTHNSSDLWNSSNGMNQPGYGGMLGSSSSHMSQSSSYGSLHTHDRLSYPPHAVSPTDINASLPPMSSFHRGSASSSPYVAASHTPPINGSDNILGNRGNGTGSSQTGDALGKALASIYSPDHTSSSFPSNPSTPVGSPSPLTGASQWSRTGGQAPSSPNYENSLHSLQSRMEDRLDRLDDAIHVLRNHAVGPSTSLSGGHGDIHSLLGPSHNGPIGSLNSNYGASSLVTNRQASMAGTHREESVSLNSNHSVLPSTVSAQSTELNHKTQENYRALSGGLQSQSVAIGPAEIKSEHKEKDENIHEPPSSDDMKSDDESSQKDIKVSSRGRTSSTNEDEDLNPEQKIEREKERRMANNARERLRVRDINEAFKELGRMCQLHLKSEKPQTKLLILHQAVAVILSLEQQVRERNLNPKAACLKRREEEKVSAVSAEPPTPHPGSHTGLSETTNPMGHM; encoded by the exons ATGTATTGTGCATACCCTGTACCTGGAATGGGCAGCAATTCTTTGATGTATTACTACAATGGGAAAACG GTATACGCACCATCCCCAAGCTCTGATGATTTCAATAGAGAATCTCCAAGTTACCCATCTCCTAAACCACCAAGCAGTATGTTTGCTAGCACTTTCTTTATGCAAG ATGGGACCCACAACTCTTCTGATCTTTGGAATTCATCCAATGGGATGAACCAGCCTGGTTATGGTGGAATGCTGGGAAGCTCCTCTTCTCACATGTCACAGTCCAGCAGTTATGGCAGTCTACACACACATGACCGCTTG AGCTATCCCCCACATGCAGTCTCGCCTACAGATATAAATGCCAGTCTTCCTCCAATGTCTAGCTTCCATCGCGGCAGTGCCAGTAGTTCACCTTATGTCGCTGCCTCACATACTCCACCCATCAATGGATCAGATAATATACTGG GAAACAGAGGAAATGGGACTGGAAGCTCACAGACGGGTGATGCACTTGGAAAGGCACTGGCATCT atTTATTCTCCTGACCATACCAGCAGTAGTTTTCCATCAAATCCATCAACACCAGTTGGATCACCATCACCTCTCACAG GTGCCAGTCAGTGGTCTAGGACTGGAGGACAAGCTCCCTCATCTCCAAACTATGAAAACTCTCTCCACTCTTTG CAGTCTCGAATGGAGGATCGCTTGGACAGACTTGATGATGCCATCCATGTGCTACGAAACCATGCTGTGGGGCCTTCAACAAGCCTGTCAGGTGGCCATGGAGATATACATAGTTTATTGGGGCCATCCCATAATGGGCCAATTGGAAGCCTAAACTCAAATTATGGAGCATCTAGCCTCGTAACCAATCGACAAGCTTCaatg GCTGGAACTCATCGGGAAGAAAGTGTCAGCCTCAACAGCAACCATTCAGTCCTGCCCAGTACAGTGTCTGCTCAGAGCACAGAACTAAATCATAAAACACAAGAAAATTACAGAG CATTGTCAGGTGGCTTGCAGAGCCAGTCTGTGGCCATAGGTCCAGCAGAAATCAAGTCAGAACATAAGGAGAAGGATGAAAACATACACGAACCTCCCTCATCTGATGACATGAAATCAGATGATGAATCCTCCCAAAAGGATATTAAAGTTTCATCTAGAGGAAGAACGAG cagtactaatgAAGATGAAGACTTAAACCCAGAACAGAagatagaaagagagaaagagaggagaatGGCAAATAACGCTAGAGAACGCTTGCGTGTACGAGATATTAATGAGGCATTTAAAGAACTTGGCCGTATGTGTCAGCTTCACCTGAAGAGtgaaaaaccacaaacaaaactGCTTATTCTTCACCAGGCTGTGGCAGTCATCCTCAGTCTAGAGCAACAAGTCAGAG AGAGGAACCTAAACCCCAAAGCAGCCTGCCTTaagagaagggaagaagaaaaagttTCTGCCGTATCGGCAGAGCCaccaacaccacacccaggaagcCACACTGGGCTTAGTGAAACTACCAACCCTATGGGTCATATGTGA